A genome region from Dolichospermum compactum NIES-806 includes the following:
- a CDS encoding cupredoxin domain-containing protein — protein MGVSPATAENLSNNLLKQPAIEITVSLGNVANELKFEPNHLEFTSGKRYNLKLNNPSSQKHYFTAKDFADAIWTQKVEAGNVEIKGNIHELELKPGAEAEWVFVPMKPGKYALGCTIAGHTEAGMKGEIVIS, from the coding sequence ATGGGTGTATCTCCAGCAACAGCAGAAAACCTATCTAATAATTTACTAAAACAACCAGCTATAGAGATTACAGTTAGCTTGGGTAATGTTGCTAATGAATTAAAATTTGAGCCAAATCATTTAGAATTTACCTCTGGTAAACGCTACAATCTCAAGTTAAATAATCCTAGCTCACAAAAACATTATTTTACCGCTAAAGACTTTGCTGATGCAATTTGGACTCAAAAAGTCGAAGCCGGCAATGTAGAAATTAAAGGGAATATTCACGAATTAGAACTTAAACCTGGTGCAGAAGCAGAATGGGTATTTGTCCCCATGAAACCAGGTAAATATGCTTTAGGATGTACTATAGCTGGACACACAGAAGCTGGAATGAAAGGAGAAATTGTGATTAGTTGA
- a CDS encoding helix-turn-helix domain-containing protein produces MQQPAVSKLERRQNLELNTLRAVVTALGGTIEIIVRVPNKEPILLSDYQE; encoded by the coding sequence GTGCAGCAACCAGCAGTATCCAAGCTAGAACGTAGGCAAAATCTGGAATTAAATACGCTGCGAGCGGTTGTGACTGCTTTGGGTGGAACTATCGAAATTATTGTCAGAGTTCCGAATAAAGAACCTATACTTCTGAGTGATTATCAAGAATAG
- a CDS encoding M16 family metallopeptidase: protein MSFFSIAQRHRFSLFILSIWVIAAFIFHQDAAFSGDKADFSPRLHNFDPEKSHKTLVAKETPNLAITANVRKTVLDNGLTVLTKEVHNAPVVTVQVWYKFGSGQEASGVNGIAHQLEHLMFKGTSSRPIQFGRLFSALGSDSNAFTSYDQTAYYNTAERDKLTALLTLEADRMKNSLIDPQQLASEKRVVISELQGYENSSEYRLNRAVMMSVFPDHPYRLPIGGTKADVEKFTVEQVREYYQKFYSPDNAVLVIAGDFDTAQTLKNVQTVFGKIPKRQYSPHKLITPSPAATPTPVIKLQEPGGNPLLQIIYPLPQINQPDIPALEVMDYILTAGKNSYLYQELVESGLANDVSANVASLRAGGWYEMLVTSAGTQDLTKLDAAVIKALDKLVKIGLTKEQVERAKTQLTASVILNNRDITNQAMQLGNDQITTDNYQYTENHLVNIRKVQVADVINVINKYLQPEARKVGFFEPTKQVATIQSSSYSTPTQENFDIDVAVVPAEVQQYLPPLDILPKAEKRQIPQQLQLANGLRILLLPDKTTPTVTLSGNIKAGTEFESDNQGGLASLVAANLMNGTKTQDMQTIAGGLEAKGANLDFEAYREGVRIKGSSLAVDLPVLLGTLTDVIRNSTFPEKEFALARQQALTSLNSDLDDADKVANRIFVQSIYPKKHPLHTFPTAESISKIQRQDVMAFKAQHYRPDTTVLAIVGDFDVSKVRSLIQVKLGDWQVQGQPPTVKYPNVGMPKNVINVNPVVPGKPQAITYMGYTGISRQDRRFYAAMILNQILGGDTLSSRLGAEVRDRQGLTYGIYSNFITGKNVGTFLIEMQTSPEDAPKAISSTRNLLKQVHQQGVTAQEVETAKRNLISNYNISLANPEQLSQRMVMNEVYGLNQIELRSFISKIEQVNLNQVNQTARELLHPDKIVVVTAGPQILAHKKIK, encoded by the coding sequence ATGTCTTTTTTCTCTATCGCACAACGACATCGCTTTTCCTTATTTATTTTGAGTATCTGGGTAATAGCAGCTTTTATCTTCCATCAAGATGCTGCTTTTAGCGGAGACAAGGCGGATTTTTCTCCCCGTCTTCACAACTTCGACCCAGAAAAATCTCATAAAACACTAGTCGCTAAGGAAACACCAAATCTCGCTATTACAGCAAATGTTCGGAAAACAGTCCTTGATAATGGTTTAACTGTTCTCACTAAAGAGGTTCATAATGCTCCTGTGGTGACAGTACAGGTGTGGTATAAATTTGGCTCAGGTCAAGAAGCATCTGGGGTAAATGGTATTGCCCATCAATTAGAGCATCTTATGTTTAAAGGTACTAGCAGTCGTCCCATTCAATTTGGGCGGTTATTTAGTGCTTTAGGCAGTGATTCTAATGCTTTTACCAGTTATGACCAAACTGCATATTACAATACGGCAGAACGGGATAAACTCACCGCTCTGTTGACGTTAGAAGCTGATAGGATGAAAAACTCGCTGATAGATCCTCAACAGTTAGCTAGTGAGAAGCGAGTAGTTATTTCTGAATTACAAGGTTATGAAAATAGCTCAGAATATCGTCTGAATCGCGCTGTGATGATGTCGGTTTTTCCTGATCATCCCTATAGATTACCTATTGGTGGCACTAAGGCGGATGTGGAAAAATTCACAGTTGAACAGGTAAGGGAATATTACCAAAAATTCTATAGTCCTGATAATGCTGTTTTGGTAATTGCGGGAGATTTTGACACCGCACAAACTTTGAAGAATGTACAAACTGTTTTTGGTAAAATTCCTAAGCGTCAATATTCACCTCATAAGCTTATAACTCCATCCCCAGCCGCTACTCCTACACCTGTAATTAAATTACAAGAACCGGGAGGAAATCCATTACTACAAATAATTTACCCGCTTCCTCAAATCAATCAACCAGATATCCCCGCGCTGGAAGTCATGGATTATATTCTAACTGCGGGTAAAAATTCTTACTTGTATCAGGAGTTGGTTGAATCGGGTTTAGCTAATGATGTTTCGGCAAATGTCGCTAGTTTACGTGCAGGTGGTTGGTATGAAATGTTGGTTACATCTGCGGGAACGCAGGATTTAACTAAGCTTGATGCAGCGGTAATCAAGGCTCTGGATAAACTTGTTAAAATCGGTTTGACAAAGGAACAGGTAGAACGAGCCAAAACCCAATTAACGGCTTCAGTAATTTTAAACAACCGTGATATTACTAATCAAGCTATGCAGTTGGGTAATGATCAAATCACGACCGATAATTACCAGTATACCGAAAATCACTTGGTAAATATTCGTAAGGTTCAAGTTGCTGATGTGATTAATGTCATCAATAAATACTTGCAACCAGAAGCGCGGAAAGTGGGATTTTTTGAACCTACTAAACAAGTAGCAACAATTCAAAGTTCATCTTATTCAACACCAACACAAGAGAATTTTGATATTGATGTGGCTGTAGTTCCTGCGGAGGTTCAGCAATATTTACCACCTTTGGATATATTACCCAAAGCGGAAAAAAGACAAATACCTCAGCAATTACAACTTGCTAATGGGTTACGCATATTACTGTTACCAGATAAAACTACACCAACGGTAACTTTAAGCGGCAATATTAAAGCGGGAACAGAATTTGAGTCCGATAATCAGGGAGGATTAGCTTCTTTAGTGGCAGCAAATCTGATGAATGGCACGAAAACGCAAGATATGCAGACTATTGCCGGAGGATTAGAGGCAAAGGGGGCAAATTTAGATTTTGAAGCTTATCGTGAAGGTGTGCGGATTAAAGGTAGTAGTTTAGCGGTGGATTTACCAGTTTTGTTGGGGACTTTGACGGATGTAATTAGAAATAGTACATTTCCTGAAAAAGAGTTTGCTCTTGCGCGTCAACAAGCTTTAACTTCCTTAAATTCAGATTTAGATGATGCTGATAAGGTTGCAAATCGGATCTTTGTGCAGTCCATTTATCCGAAAAAACATCCATTACATACCTTCCCGACTGCGGAGAGTATTAGCAAAATTCAACGTCAAGATGTGATGGCTTTTAAAGCGCAACATTATCGCCCTGATACTACAGTTTTAGCAATTGTCGGTGATTTTGATGTTAGCAAAGTGCGATCGCTCATTCAAGTAAAATTAGGAGATTGGCAAGTTCAAGGGCAACCACCAACGGTAAAATATCCCAATGTGGGAATGCCGAAAAACGTCATTAACGTTAATCCTGTTGTTCCTGGTAAACCCCAAGCGATAACTTACATGGGTTATACCGGAATTAGCCGTCAAGATAGACGATTTTATGCAGCGATGATCTTGAATCAAATTCTCGGAGGTGATACATTATCGAGTAGGCTAGGGGCAGAAGTGCGCGATCGCCAAGGTTTAACCTACGGAATTTATAGCAATTTCATCACAGGTAAAAATGTTGGTACATTTCTCATTGAAATGCAAACCAGTCCAGAAGACGCACCCAAAGCAATTTCCAGTACCCGCAACCTCCTGAAACAAGTTCATCAACAAGGTGTGACAGCACAGGAAGTAGAAACAGCTAAACGCAATTTAATCAGCAATTATAATATTTCTTTGGCCAATCCCGAACAGTTAAGCCAGAGAATGGTGATGAATGAAGTTTACGGCTTGAATCAGATAGAATTGCGCTCATTTATCAGCAAAATAGAACAAGTCAATCTCAATCAAGTCAATCAAACCGCTCGTGAATTACTTCATCCTGATAAAATTGTTGTTGTCACCGCCGGTCCACAAATTCTGGCACATAAAAAGATTAAATGA
- a CDS encoding RNA polymerase sigma factor, protein MNRKLYIQASSEQELLFCFSEMEILSPNNCGDFWQLWLSYQDDFYNLCRKWMGGNCHDAEDALNQAMLKAWNEWKKSANKITYTKAWLTTGGRVLVEHFQEIERGCQVSEQGTQLQPQLADAWFRHGRVLALAGKHHITTVRYPNCGGCHIQLSCPIMG, encoded by the coding sequence ATGAACAGGAAGTTATATATACAAGCGAGTTCAGAACAAGAACTCTTATTCTGCTTTTCCGAGATGGAAATTTTATCTCCAAATAATTGTGGGGATTTCTGGCAGTTATGGCTATCATATCAAGATGATTTTTACAATCTTTGCCGAAAGTGGATGGGAGGTAATTGTCATGATGCCGAAGATGCACTAAATCAGGCAATGCTCAAAGCCTGGAATGAATGGAAAAAATCTGCAAATAAAATCACATATACTAAAGCGTGGTTAACTACTGGGGGGCGGGTGCTGGTAGAGCATTTTCAAGAAATTGAACGGGGTTGTCAGGTTTCGGAACAGGGGACGCAATTACAACCCCAGTTAGCTGACGCTTGGTTTCGTCATGGACGGGTGTTGGCTTTGGCTGGAAAACATCACATCACAACAGTACGCTATCCTAACTGCGGTGGATGCCATATACAACTTTCTTGCCCAATTATGGGCTAA
- the cax gene encoding calcium/proton exchanger, with translation MSIKNIIFSILLLFIPISLAAHFLEWGDLIVFITAALAILPLAAWMGTATEEITVVVGPGIGGFLNATFGNATELIIALVALNAGLIDVVKASITGSIISNLLLVMGLSMLLGGIRYKEQTFESVVARVNASSMNLAVIAILLPTAMNYTSIGISEATVQNLSLAVAIVLILVYGLTLLFSMKTHAYLYEVGVAEIEEDEVTHKKPNVWLWSGVLLVCTLLVAWESELLVDSLEVATSKLGLSALFTGVILVPIIGNAAEHATAVTVAMKNKMDLAMSVAVGSSMQIALFVAPVLVIAGWIVGQPMDLDFNPFELVAVAVSVFIANSISSDGKSNWLEGTLLLAAYTVLGFAFYFHPVTNGMS, from the coding sequence ATGTCAATCAAAAACATTATTTTCAGTATTTTGCTGCTGTTTATACCCATATCCCTAGCAGCCCACTTTTTAGAATGGGGAGACTTAATAGTTTTCATCACCGCAGCATTAGCGATTCTCCCCTTAGCAGCGTGGATGGGTACAGCTACCGAAGAAATCACCGTAGTCGTCGGTCCAGGAATAGGCGGATTTTTAAACGCGACCTTTGGCAATGCCACAGAACTGATTATCGCCTTAGTTGCCCTCAATGCAGGCTTAATTGATGTTGTTAAAGCCAGTATCACAGGTTCAATTATCAGTAACTTACTCCTAGTCATGGGCTTATCCATGCTACTAGGGGGAATTCGTTACAAAGAACAAACATTTGAGTCTGTTGTAGCGCGAGTAAATGCTTCCTCCATGAACTTAGCAGTAATTGCTATTTTGCTACCAACAGCAATGAACTATACCTCCATAGGTATTAGCGAAGCAACCGTGCAAAATCTCTCCCTAGCTGTAGCCATTGTCTTAATTTTGGTTTATGGCTTAACACTACTATTTTCGATGAAAACTCATGCTTATTTGTATGAAGTTGGTGTTGCAGAAATAGAAGAAGACGAAGTTACCCATAAAAAACCAAATGTCTGGTTATGGAGTGGTGTACTTTTAGTTTGTACCCTGTTAGTTGCCTGGGAGTCAGAATTGTTAGTTGATTCCTTAGAAGTCGCTACATCTAAACTAGGTTTGAGCGCACTATTTACCGGGGTAATTTTAGTTCCCATTATCGGTAATGCTGCTGAACACGCCACCGCAGTCACCGTAGCTATGAAGAATAAAATGGATCTGGCTATGTCTGTCGCTGTGGGTTCAAGTATGCAAATTGCCCTGTTTGTTGCCCCAGTCTTAGTAATTGCCGGTTGGATAGTTGGGCAACCAATGGATTTAGATTTTAACCCCTTTGAATTAGTAGCTGTTGCTGTATCAGTTTTCATTGCTAATAGCATTAGTTCTGATGGTAAATCTAATTGGTTAGAAGGAACACTACTTCTAGCTGCTTATACTGTCTTGGGTTTTGCCTTCTACTTCCATCCAGTTACTAATGGTATGAGTTAA
- the map gene encoding type I methionyl aminopeptidase produces MNIFTNLLSQPAQPKPEKQQRRGIEIKSAREIEIMRQSAKIVATVLKEISELVQPGMTTADLDAYAEKRIREMDATPSFKGYHGFPASICSSINHEVVHGIPSPKKVIRAGDVLKVDTGAYYQGFHGDSCITIAVGNVTTEAARLIKIAEESLYKGIEQVKAGVHLTEIAGAIEDHVKANGFTVVEQFTGHGVGRNLHEEPAVFNYRTREIPNVKLRSGMTLAIEPILNAGSKNTRILADRWTAVTVDNALSAQFEHTVLVTDSGYEILTDRTHL; encoded by the coding sequence ATGAATATTTTCACCAACCTGCTTTCGCAACCAGCCCAGCCAAAACCCGAAAAACAACAACGCCGAGGGATTGAAATTAAATCAGCCCGTGAAATCGAAATTATGCGGCAATCGGCGAAGATTGTGGCAACCGTGCTTAAAGAAATTTCTGAGTTAGTGCAACCAGGAATGACAACGGCTGATTTAGACGCTTACGCCGAAAAACGCATCCGCGAAATGGATGCCACTCCCAGCTTTAAAGGGTATCATGGCTTCCCCGCCTCGATTTGCTCTAGTATTAATCATGAAGTTGTACATGGAATTCCTAGCCCGAAAAAGGTAATTCGGGCAGGAGATGTGTTAAAAGTTGATACAGGCGCTTATTATCAAGGCTTTCACGGTGATTCCTGCATTACTATCGCTGTGGGTAATGTGACAACTGAAGCCGCAAGACTAATTAAAATAGCGGAAGAATCTTTATATAAAGGGATTGAACAGGTAAAAGCCGGTGTCCATTTGACGGAAATTGCCGGTGCAATTGAAGACCATGTAAAAGCCAATGGGTTTACAGTTGTGGAACAATTTACTGGTCATGGTGTAGGTAGAAATTTACACGAAGAACCAGCGGTATTTAACTATCGAACTCGTGAAATACCGAATGTGAAATTGCGTTCAGGAATGACTTTAGCAATTGAACCAATTTTAAATGCTGGTTCTAAGAATACCCGAATTTTAGCTGATAGATGGACTGCGGTAACAGTTGATAATGCTTTATCTGCCCAGTTTGAACATACTGTATTAGTGACAGATAGTGGGTATGAAATTTTAACTGATAGAACTCATCTTTAA
- a CDS encoding VOC family protein, translating into MHHASIRTANIHLAIAFYEQLGFTVCDRFTTSYTLACWMEGLGTRIELIQIPQPKPAPDAFNDEHYVGYYHLAFDVTQITPDLPTWLESLKTRLATIENLPPLKILLEPIQQQIGDNILEVAFIADFDGLPLEFLRFLHKST; encoded by the coding sequence ATGCACCATGCTTCTATTAGAACGGCAAATATCCATTTAGCGATCGCTTTTTATGAGCAGCTAGGGTTTACGGTATGCGATCGCTTCACTACCAGTTATACTCTAGCTTGCTGGATGGAAGGTTTAGGGACTCGAATTGAACTCATCCAAATTCCCCAACCCAAACCAGCCCCAGATGCTTTTAATGATGAGCATTATGTAGGCTATTATCATCTGGCGTTTGATGTGACACAGATTACACCAGATTTACCAACTTGGTTGGAAAGTTTAAAAACACGGTTAGCAACAATAGAAAATTTACCACCTCTGAAAATTCTTTTAGAACCTATACAGCAGCAAATTGGCGATAATATCTTAGAAGTCGCGTTTATCGCTGATTTTGACGGGTTGCCTCTAGAATTTTTGCGGTTTTTGCATAAATCAACTTGA
- a CDS encoding peptidoglycan-binding protein: MTEIGLLMMGVLNPKPLNIPHFLSQKIFPRENGIGLTNHQSNKLAVYPRITPPEFTQIGITSPNHLLILSFRRHKIFEQITQKQYPLNSFEIADTGNISITKKRGIPLSTRYPRTQNQPMPVISFGSSGISVRALQKLLIANGYGMTIDGVFGPVTETAVKAFQNRRRLSTDGVVGQKTWWELTM; the protein is encoded by the coding sequence ATGACTGAAATCGGACTACTGATGATGGGTGTATTGAATCCAAAACCACTAAATATACCCCATTTTCTCTCACAGAAAATCTTTCCCAGAGAGAATGGTATAGGTTTAACAAATCATCAATCCAATAAATTAGCTGTTTACCCTCGAATTACACCGCCAGAATTTACTCAAATCGGTATAACTTCCCCAAATCATCTTTTAATCCTCTCATTCCGAAGGCACAAAATATTTGAGCAAATAACCCAAAAACAGTATCCCCTCAATTCTTTTGAAATAGCTGATACCGGCAATATCTCTATAACAAAAAAAAGAGGTATTCCCTTATCCACAAGATATCCCAGAACCCAGAACCAACCCATGCCGGTTATTAGTTTTGGTAGTTCAGGTATATCTGTGAGAGCTTTACAAAAACTTTTAATTGCTAACGGTTATGGAATGACTATTGATGGAGTTTTTGGACCAGTCACCGAAACTGCTGTTAAAGCTTTTCAAAATCGTCGCCGTCTATCAACAGATGGTGTGGTTGGTCAAAAAACTTGGTGGGAATTAACAATGTAA
- a CDS encoding DUF3536 domain-containing protein: MTLAAEIPSSYDSILPLDQEAKSSPEHDPLKTAQGVYVTVHGHFYQPPRENPYLNAIERQPSASPFHDWNERIHWECYRPNAFARVLNDRGEVVKIVNNYEYMSFNIGPTLMSWLERHDSSVYQRILEADAKSCDRLNGHGNAIAQVYNHIILPLANERDKHTQIRWGKEDFRSRFGREPEGMWLAETAVDYATLEALVAEGIKFIILAPSQAQRCRPIPTGDDSGSQWHEVGGNQIDPTRPYRCYLDSDESAKTSTAYIDIFFYDGPISRDMGFSDVVYNSHHFAGRIGAAIRGDHRRSQLISVATDGETFGHHKKGTEKTLAYAFIGEFPRHGWTVTNFAHYLSLNPPSWEVKIKSVTAWSCAHGVDRWQDDCGCGGEGGVWHQKWRRPLRNALNWLRDRLSDVYEEYGGTLFRDPWQARDEYIHVMSDRTPANINRFLSHHQTRKLQAAEQVEALRLLEMQRHSLLMFTSCGWFFEEISRPEGTQILRYASRALELAGDVAGVQLEKGFLKRLGLAPSNVEEFKHGAEIYRRLVLTAQIGFKEVAAHYAITSLFNHHKNTASQQQTDVHPHSHHQRVYCYNAHELNYHKQSLGPLTMAVGHLQLVSDITWESENLVFAVLHLGGWDFHCCIQQFAGRRNYSQIKEKLFTSLQQASVAHVILVMTQLFGDDTFSLRTLFAEERHRIMRLLSQDTLARLDQLYTQTYRDNYGVIMAFHRDELEVPRELQVAAEIALGYRCLTTLKSLEQDITELQLSWNHIVELEAIATEAKHLRCQLNIPDGNQILEQLIVRLLWQLLYDANSKIDADIQRLERLINVGHELNLGINLNHSQELYWSCLHSQILPRITSIDSETEAMQCRQLLKLGQKLAVDVSPYLDKLP, translated from the coding sequence ATGACTTTGGCAGCGGAAATACCAAGTAGTTATGACTCAATATTACCATTAGATCAAGAGGCTAAATCCAGTCCTGAACATGATCCCCTGAAAACTGCTCAGGGTGTTTATGTGACGGTTCATGGGCATTTTTATCAACCTCCTAGAGAAAATCCTTATCTTAATGCGATTGAACGTCAACCTAGCGCTAGTCCTTTTCATGACTGGAATGAGCGGATTCATTGGGAGTGCTATCGTCCTAATGCTTTTGCCAGGGTCTTAAATGACCGAGGCGAGGTTGTGAAGATTGTGAATAATTATGAATATATGAGTTTTAATATCGGCCCTACGCTGATGTCGTGGTTAGAACGCCACGATAGTTCGGTTTATCAGCGAATTTTGGAGGCTGATGCTAAAAGTTGCGATCGCCTTAATGGTCATGGCAATGCGATCGCTCAAGTTTATAATCATATTATCCTGCCTCTAGCCAATGAACGGGATAAACATACACAAATTCGCTGGGGTAAGGAAGATTTCCGTTCTCGCTTTGGTCGTGAACCTGAAGGAATGTGGTTGGCGGAAACAGCCGTAGATTATGCCACTTTAGAAGCCTTGGTAGCCGAAGGTATTAAATTTATCATTTTAGCCCCTTCTCAAGCCCAGCGTTGTCGTCCAATCCCCACAGGAGATGATTCTGGTAGTCAATGGCATGAGGTGGGGGGTAATCAGATTGATCCTACTCGTCCTTATCGCTGTTATTTAGATAGTGACGAGTCTGCAAAAACATCAACTGCCTATATTGATATCTTTTTCTACGATGGTCCAATTTCGCGGGATATGGGTTTTAGTGATGTTGTCTACAATTCCCATCATTTTGCAGGACGGATTGGCGCAGCTATTCGCGGGGATCATCGTCGGTCCCAATTAATTTCTGTAGCTACAGATGGAGAAACCTTTGGACATCATAAAAAGGGAACAGAGAAGACTTTAGCCTATGCCTTTATCGGTGAGTTTCCCCGTCATGGTTGGACTGTCACCAATTTTGCCCACTATTTAAGTTTAAATCCTCCTTCTTGGGAAGTAAAAATCAAGTCGGTGACGGCTTGGAGTTGCGCTCACGGTGTGGATAGATGGCAAGATGATTGTGGTTGTGGTGGTGAAGGGGGGGTGTGGCATCAAAAATGGCGACGACCGTTACGTAATGCGTTAAATTGGCTAAGGGATCGGTTAAGTGATGTCTATGAGGAATATGGCGGTACATTATTCCGTGATCCTTGGCAAGCGAGGGACGAATATATTCATGTTATGAGCGATCGCACTCCCGCTAATATTAACCGGTTTCTATCTCACCATCAAACTCGCAAACTCCAAGCGGCTGAACAGGTAGAAGCTTTACGCTTGTTGGAAATGCAGCGTCACTCTTTGTTGATGTTCACTAGTTGCGGCTGGTTTTTTGAAGAAATTTCTCGCCCAGAGGGAACACAGATTTTGCGCTATGCCTCTCGCGCTTTAGAATTAGCAGGAGATGTGGCAGGTGTACAATTAGAAAAAGGTTTTCTTAAACGTTTGGGTTTAGCTCCTAGTAATGTGGAAGAGTTTAAACATGGGGCGGAAATATATCGTCGGTTGGTGCTAACTGCACAGATCGGCTTTAAAGAAGTAGCTGCCCATTACGCAATTACTTCCCTCTTTAATCATCACAAAAATACTGCCTCTCAACAACAAACAGATGTACATCCCCATAGTCATCATCAGCGTGTTTATTGCTATAATGCCCATGAGCTAAATTATCATAAGCAAAGCTTGGGTCCATTAACTATGGCGGTGGGGCATTTGCAGCTAGTGTCAGATATTACCTGGGAAAGTGAAAATTTAGTCTTTGCGGTTCTCCATTTGGGGGGTTGGGATTTTCATTGCTGTATTCAACAGTTTGCAGGACGACGCAATTATAGTCAAATCAAAGAAAAGCTGTTCACGTCCCTGCAACAGGCTAGTGTCGCTCATGTAATTTTGGTGATGACTCAATTATTTGGGGACGATACCTTTAGTTTACGGACTTTATTTGCGGAAGAACGTCATCGGATTATGCGGTTGTTGAGTCAGGATACACTGGCACGATTAGATCAGTTATATACTCAGACATATCGTGATAATTACGGTGTGATTATGGCTTTTCACCGGGATGAATTGGAAGTACCACGAGAATTACAGGTAGCGGCGGAAATTGCTTTGGGGTATCGTTGTTTAACAACTTTGAAATCTCTAGAACAAGATATTACTGAATTGCAATTAAGCTGGAATCATATTGTAGAATTGGAAGCGATCGCCACTGAAGCTAAACATCTACGTTGTCAATTAAATATTCCCGATGGTAATCAAATTTTAGAACAATTAATAGTCCGGTTATTGTGGCAATTATTGTATGATGCCAATAGCAAAATAGATGCAGATATTCAGCGTTTAGAACGATTAATTAATGTCGGTCATGAATTAAATCTTGGCATTAATTTAAACCATTCCCAAGAACTCTATTGGAGTTGTTTACACAGTCAAATATTGCCACGCATTACCAGTATTGATAGTGAAACAGAAGCTATGCAATGTCGTCAATTACTGAAATTAGGACAAAAATTAGCTGTTGATGTCAGTCCTTATTTGGATAAGTTGCCGTAA